Proteins from a single region of Nocardioides anomalus:
- a CDS encoding group I intron-associated PD-(D/E)XK endonuclease, with product MAGHHTKDKGDLGVAKAFADLVSQGCTVLFPATEHAPFDLVAYRRGRFSRVQVKFRTASRGGVTVRFRSVWNDRQGTHAVPVDKSEVDLLCIYCPDTDECYYVRPWEHRASVTLRIRPPSNGQQSGVLVASRFRGVPG from the coding sequence ATGGCCGGCCACCACACCAAGGACAAGGGCGACCTCGGCGTGGCCAAGGCGTTCGCCGACCTGGTGAGCCAGGGCTGCACCGTGTTGTTCCCGGCCACCGAGCACGCCCCGTTCGACCTGGTCGCCTACCGGAGAGGACGCTTCAGCCGGGTGCAGGTCAAGTTCCGCACGGCGAGCCGCGGCGGCGTCACCGTCCGGTTCCGCTCGGTGTGGAACGACCGGCAGGGGACCCATGCGGTGCCGGTCGACAAGTCTGAGGTGGACCTCCTCTGCATCTACTGCCCCGACACGGACGAGTGCTACTACGTGCGGCCCTGGGAGCACCGGGCCTCGGTGACGCTGCGGATCAGGCCACCGAGCAACGGTCAGCAGAGCGGCGTGCTGGTGGCCAGCCGGTTCCGGGGTGTCCCGGGGTGA
- a CDS encoding glycoside hydrolase family 6 protein, with product MVRTPVETNPLAGRTWGVYKGAGDQAWTPYLTARGKKKTLLAKIALAPKAKWYGQWIPAGKIAGVVRSHIANAQAGDPEALVQMTVFRLKPWEGDACKRLPTRKEQKDYTRWIDGFAAGIGTAHVALVLQPDGPFALCAPGGSQLPSQLVGYASHVFSALPNVSVYIDAGASDWLRDDPAKALQILLPAGIDTARGFALNSTHYASTSAEVAFGTSVVQALAAAGYPDKHFVVNTAANGAPFNGYDYKGPNYDNAETCKVRGQAACVTLGIPPTYDVANPAWGLSPTDAANAAAYADGYLWIGRPWLYMQADPFDLKRALAVAKTSPY from the coding sequence GTGGTCCGGACCCCGGTGGAGACGAACCCGCTGGCGGGGCGGACCTGGGGCGTCTACAAGGGCGCCGGCGACCAGGCGTGGACGCCGTACCTCACCGCGCGCGGCAAGAAGAAGACGCTGCTGGCCAAGATCGCGCTCGCGCCCAAGGCCAAGTGGTACGGCCAGTGGATCCCGGCCGGCAAGATCGCCGGGGTGGTGCGCTCCCACATCGCCAACGCGCAGGCGGGCGACCCCGAGGCGCTGGTGCAGATGACCGTCTTCCGGCTCAAGCCGTGGGAGGGCGACGCGTGCAAGCGGCTGCCCACGCGCAAGGAGCAGAAGGACTACACGAGGTGGATCGACGGCTTCGCGGCCGGCATCGGCACGGCGCACGTCGCGCTGGTGCTGCAGCCGGACGGGCCGTTCGCGCTGTGCGCACCCGGTGGCTCGCAGCTGCCGTCCCAGCTGGTGGGGTACGCCTCGCACGTGTTCAGCGCGCTGCCGAACGTCAGCGTCTACATCGACGCCGGCGCCTCGGACTGGCTGCGGGACGACCCGGCCAAGGCGCTGCAGATCCTGCTGCCGGCGGGCATCGACACCGCCCGCGGGTTCGCGCTCAACTCCACGCACTACGCCTCGACGTCGGCCGAGGTCGCGTTCGGGACCTCGGTCGTGCAGGCGCTGGCGGCGGCGGGCTACCCCGACAAGCACTTCGTGGTGAACACCGCGGCCAACGGGGCGCCGTTCAACGGCTACGACTACAAGGGCCCCAACTACGACAACGCCGAGACCTGCAAGGTCCGGGGCCAGGCGGCGTGCGTGACGCTCGGCATCCCGCCGACCTACGACGTGGCCAACCCGGCCTGGGGACTGTCGCCGACCGACGCGGCCAACGCGGCGGCGTACGCCGACGGCTACCTCTGGATCGGCCGGCCGTGGCTCTACATGCAGGCCGACCCGTTCGACCTCAAGCGGGCGCTCGCGGTCGCGAAGACCTCGCCCTACTGA